In a single window of the Candidatus Methylomirabilota bacterium genome:
- a CDS encoding hydrolase TatD translates to MFVDTHAHIQMHEFDADRAEVLARAGTAGIDLIITVGYHQAANRRAVEAAQHHPQVFAAVGIHPHDAESYDDAVDESLRAMAKQPKVVAIGEAGLDFFRNRAPRPAQFDAFRRQIRLARELDLALIVHDRDAHHDTMCVLEEEAAQAVLLHCFSGDPVMAEEAWRRGYYLSIAGPVTYPKNEALRDIARKARTDRLLLETDCPYLPPQTFRGQRNEPAYLVHTAQEVARILEMPLEDLGRLTTDNARRLFRLPSL, encoded by the coding sequence ATGTTCGTCGACACCCACGCCCATATCCAGATGCATGAGTTCGATGCCGACCGGGCCGAGGTGTTGGCGCGGGCCGGAACTGCCGGGATCGACCTGATCATTACCGTCGGCTATCATCAGGCGGCCAACCGGAGGGCGGTGGAGGCCGCGCAACATCACCCACAGGTGTTTGCCGCCGTCGGCATTCATCCGCACGATGCCGAAAGCTACGATGATGCTGTCGACGAGAGCCTGCGCGCCATGGCCAAACAGCCCAAGGTGGTGGCCATCGGCGAGGCGGGTCTCGACTTCTTCCGCAACCGCGCCCCGCGCCCCGCCCAGTTCGATGCCTTTCGCCGCCAGATCCGACTGGCCAGGGAGTTGGATCTGGCGCTGATCGTCCACGACCGAGACGCCCATCACGACACGATGTGCGTCCTTGAGGAGGAGGCGGCACAGGCCGTCCTCCTGCACTGCTTCTCCGGAGATCCGGTAATGGCGGAAGAGGCCTGGCGGCGAGGCTACTACCTGTCTATCGCCGGGCCGGTGACCTATCCCAAGAACGAGGCGCTGCGCGACATCGCGCGAAAGGCGAGGACCGACCGCCTGCTCTTGGAAACCGATTGTCCCTACCTGCCGCCTCAAACCTTTCGAGGACAACGGAACGAGCCGGCGTATCTCGTCCACACGGCCCAGGAGGTCGCCCGCATCCTGGAAATGCCTCTCGAAGACCTCGGTCGCCTCACCACCGACAACGCCCGCCGCCTCTTCCGACTCCCCTCCTTGTAA